The DNA window ACAATTAAAACAAAAATTCAACATTAAAGCTTTTTATGTCCACGCAGACGTAAGCTCTGAAAAAGACTGTAATTTACTTACTGAAAAAGCTTTAGAGCATTTTAACAAACTGGATATAGCCGTAAATAATGCCGGCATTTCCGGTGAACAAGGTCCTTTGATTGACTGCACAGTAGAAAATTGGAAAAATATTATGGCTGTAAATTTAGACAGTATTTTTTACTGTATGAAAAGCCAAATTCCTGCAATGATTAAATCCGGTGGTGGCAGTGTAATAAATATGTCTTCCATTTTAGGTTCGGTTGGGTTTCCAAATGCAGCTCCGTATGTAGCTACAAAACATGCTATGAATGGATTAACAAAAACAGCTGCATGGGAATATGCTCAGCAAGGTGTGAGAGTTAATGCCATCGGTCCGGCCTTTATTAAAACACCACTTTTGGAAGCGCTGGATGATGATATGTTAAAAATGCTGGAAACAAAACATGCTTTTAACAGACTGGGAAAACCGGTTGAAGTAGCAAACTTAGCTGTATTTTTAGCTTCTGACAAAGCCTCATTCCTGACAGGTAGTTACTTTCCTGCAGATGGCGGATATTTAGGTATTTAAGTAAACTCAACTTGTAAAAACAGTTCTTTTTATACAATTGCATTAATTCCGGTAACATCCATTCCGGTTATTAGCAAATGTATTTCGTGGGTACCTTCATATGTGATAACGGATTCTAAATTCATCATATGTCGCATGATGGAGTATTCCCCAATAATTCCCATACCTCCAAGTATTTGTCTGGATGTGCGAGCTATATCAAGTGCCATTTCAACATTATTTCTTTTAGCCATAGAAATCTGAGCCGGAGTAGC is part of the Chitinophagaceae bacterium genome and encodes:
- a CDS encoding SDR family oxidoreductase, with translation MLKGKTAIITGASSGIGASIAEEMAKEGANLILSDINDKEGQKLTEQLKQKFNIKAFYVHADVSSEKDCNLLTEKALEHFNKLDIAVNNAGISGEQGPLIDCTVENWKNIMAVNLDSIFYCMKSQIPAMIKSGGGSVINMSSILGSVGFPNAAPYVATKHAMNGLTKTAAWEYAQQGVRVNAIGPAFIKTPLLEALDDDMLKMLETKHAFNRLGKPVEVANLAVFLASDKASFLTGSYFPADGGYLGI